One Deferribacterota bacterium DNA window includes the following coding sequences:
- a CDS encoding adenylate cyclase, producing MLEIEKKYLVKNIPLDLRKYECIDIVQGYIAVEEGFSEVRVRIGKKHSLTVKSYHTNYRFEKELLVSKKDSLELMKFCSSRTVSKKRYIIPYDDYVIELDIYKGKLEGLIIAEVEFKSEEELLRFKKPDWFEKDVTDDKRYKNKNLAIYGL from the coding sequence ATGTTAGAAATAGAAAAGAAATATTTAGTTAAAAATATACCTCTTGATTTAAGAAAATATGAATGCATCGATATAGTTCAAGGTTATATAGCTGTAGAAGAGGGTTTTTCAGAGGTAAGAGTGAGGATAGGGAAGAAACATTCGCTTACTGTTAAATCTTATCATACTAATTATAGGTTTGAAAAAGAATTATTAGTTAGCAAAAAGGATTCTTTAGAATTAATGAAATTTTGTTCTAGTAGAACTGTTAGCAAAAAAAGATATATTATACCCTATGATGATTATGTCATTGAGCTAGACATTTATAAAGGCAAATTAGAAGGGTTAATAATTGCTGAGGTTGAGTTTAAATCTGAAGAGGAACTTTTAAGATTTAAAAAGCCTGATTGGTTTGAAAAAGATGTAACAGATGATAAAAGATATAAGAATAAAAATCTTGCTATTTATGGTCTCTAG
- a CDS encoding VIT1/CCC1 transporter family protein, with protein sequence MKKSTLKNIKKLQKNEITEYYIYKKIALNSFFAKYREILDEIANDEKKHYLFWRKYTNKDVKPNRIKIIIYFFIVTIFGLTFGLKFLEKNEDTAQKTYNNLKQIIPDIEEIIEDEHSHEEKLLELINEERLNYISSIVLGLNDALIELTGALAGFIFALRNTELIAVAGLITGIAASLSMSASEYLSKKTEKDVKRAIKSSLYTGSAYIITVIFLVIPFFLCNNPFIAIIVTFSLGILIIFLFNYYLYIAKGYNLKKTFIEMAIISFTIALLSFFIGYIVKLYFGIEI encoded by the coding sequence ATGAAAAAAAGCACATTAAAGAATATAAAAAAGTTACAGAAAAACGAAATAACAGAATACTATATTTACAAAAAAATTGCACTTAATAGTTTTTTTGCAAAATATAGAGAGATTTTAGATGAAATTGCTAATGATGAAAAAAAGCACTATTTGTTCTGGAGAAAATATACTAACAAAGATGTTAAACCAAATAGAATAAAAATAATAATATATTTTTTTATTGTTACTATCTTTGGACTAACCTTTGGCTTAAAATTTTTAGAAAAAAATGAAGATACAGCACAAAAAACATATAATAATTTAAAACAAATTATTCCAGATATAGAAGAAATTATCGAAGATGAACATTCCCATGAAGAAAAACTATTAGAATTAATTAACGAAGAAAGGCTTAATTATATTAGCTCCATTGTGCTAGGTTTAAACGATGCACTAATAGAGTTAACAGGAGCTCTTGCTGGGTTTATATTTGCACTTAGAAATACAGAGCTTATTGCAGTGGCTGGTCTTATAACAGGAATTGCAGCATCTCTCTCAATGTCTGCAAGTGAGTATTTGTCAAAAAAGACTGAGAAAGATGTAAAAAGAGCAATCAAATCTTCACTTTATACAGGATCAGCTTATATTATAACGGTAATCTTCCTTGTAATACCTTTTTTCTTATGTAATAATCCCTTCATAGCCATAATTGTTACATTTTCACTTGGAATATTAATAATATTTTTATTTAATTACTATCTATATATTGCAAAAGGATATAACCTAAAAAAAACTTTTATAGAAATGGCCATTATCAGTTTTACAATAGCTTTATTAAGCTTTTTCATAGGATACATTGTAAAATTATATTTTGGCATAGAAATTTAA
- the pssA gene encoding CDP-diacylglycerol--serine O-phosphatidyltransferase — MKKNYIIANLITVMSLFTAFYSIHASFHSNYILAAYAIILSFLFDGLDGKVARVLNSTSNFGKELDSLVDAIAFGVAPAFLIYMYLSLYNSPFGWLLPFFYTSCTVLRLARFNVTSNASNEHIFTGLPAPAAALAIVAYIYYHIKEAPQMWFYNDISLIIFIYLLGLLMISRINYLSFKNLEYLLYKKIFYILPLLFILLTLSFYKPIIMLIAIITYISSGLFMATLVKIEQIKNH, encoded by the coding sequence ATGAAGAAAAATTATATAATAGCAAACCTAATTACAGTAATGAGTTTATTTACTGCATTTTACTCTATTCACGCAAGTTTTCATAGTAATTATATACTTGCGGCATACGCAATAATCCTTTCTTTTCTCTTTGACGGCTTAGATGGTAAAGTTGCAAGAGTTCTAAATTCAACAAGTAATTTTGGCAAAGAACTTGACTCATTAGTAGATGCAATAGCCTTTGGTGTCGCACCAGCTTTTTTAATATACATGTATTTATCTCTATATAATAGCCCCTTCGGTTGGCTTTTGCCGTTTTTCTATACAAGTTGCACAGTCTTAAGATTAGCTAGATTTAATGTCACTTCAAATGCCTCTAATGAACATATCTTTACTGGGCTACCAGCTCCAGCTGCTGCACTTGCCATTGTCGCCTATATATATTACCATATCAAAGAGGCTCCACAGATGTGGTTTTATAATGATATTAGTCTAATTATATTTATATATCTCTTAGGTTTACTTATGATCAGCAGAATTAACTACTTAAGCTTTAAAAATTTAGAGTATTTATTATATAAGAAAATTTTTTATATATTGCCTTTATTATTTATATTATTAACTCTTAGCTTTTATAAGCCTATTATAATGTTAATCGCTATTATAACTTATATATCATCAGGTCTTTTTATGGCAACATTAGTAAAAATTGAGCAAATAAAAAATCATTAA